In one window of Helianthus annuus cultivar XRQ/B chromosome 17, HanXRQr2.0-SUNRISE, whole genome shotgun sequence DNA:
- the LOC118488824 gene encoding uncharacterized protein LOC118488824: protein MKQGDMVKLENQKMEFTRKYELHMLNMFMESQVELERMNNKKKRHLLQDVALQSVIETDIATRLLSWSIIKQLMWFMKRFSTNCDRCIFISRGQIVLNVASSGIALLLLDGGRTAHSRFSIPLNLTEDSVCNIKPESDLSKLLLETILIIWDKAPMVHKHAFEALNRTMNGVFNIDKSLNSDIRFGGKVIVFGDDFRQILLVVPNGGRQEIVNASLCLSYLWSNCKLLRLTRNMRLTVGRSTADVEEINTFAKWLLDLGDGNVGGPNDGGATIEIPQDLLITDASDPIASLIDFVYPSILENVDDHNYLS, encoded by the exons ATGAAGCAGGGGGATATGGTAAAGTTAGAAAATCAAAAGATGGAGTTTACTAGAAAATATGAGCTTCATATGTTGAACATGTTTATGGAGAGTCAAGTTGAGCTTGAGAGGATGAATAATAAGAAGAAGAGACATCTGCTACAG GATGTTGCTTTACAATCTGTAATTGAGACCGATATAGCAACCCGTCTTCTCTCATGGTCAATT ATAAAACAACTAATGTGGTTTATGAAGAGATTTTCAACGAATTGTGATCGTTGCATATTCAT ATCAAGAGGTCAAATCGTGTTAAATGTGGCTTCAAGTGGAATTGCATTGTTGTTGTTAGATGGTGGCAGGACTGCACATTCCAGGTTTAGCATACCGTTGAATCTTACTGAAGATTCGGTATGTAATATAAAACCAGAAAGTGATCTGTCTAAATTACTTCTTGAGACTATATTGATAATTTGGGATAAAGCACCTATGGTACACAAACATGCATTTGAAGCGCTCAATAGAACAATGAATGGCGTTTTCAACATTGACAAATCTCTCAATTCAGATATCCGGTTTGGAGGTAAGGTTATTGTTTTTGGTGACGATTTTAGACAAATATTACTTGTTGTTCCAAATGGTGGGAGACAAGAGATTGTTAATGCCTCCTTATGTTTGTCTTATCTATGGAGTAATTGTAAATTGCTAAGACTAACAAGAAACATGAGGTTAACGGTTGGAAGATCTACAGCTGATGTTGAAGAAATAAATACTTTTGCCAAATGGCTTTTGGATTTGGGTGATGGTAACGTTGGTGGTCCAAATGATGGAGGAGCAACTATTGAAATACCACAAGATCTTTTGATTACTGACGCATCTGATCCAATTGCAAGTTTAATTGATTTTGTTTATCCATCAATCTTGGAAAATGTAGACGACCATAACTATTTAAGTTAG